A region from the Citrobacter telavivensis genome encodes:
- the sodA gene encoding superoxide dismutase [Mn], producing MSYTLPSLPYAYDALEPHFDKQTMEIHHTKHHQTYVNNANAALESLPEFANLSAEELIAKLDQVPADKKTVLRNNAGGHANHSLFWKGLKKGTTLQGDLKAAIERDFGSVDNFKAEFEKAAATRFGSGWAWLVLKGDKLAVVSTANQDSPLMGEAISGASGFPIVGLDVWEHAYYLKFQNRRPDYIKEFWNVVNWDEAAARFAAKK from the coding sequence ATGAGTTATACACTGCCATCCCTGCCGTACGCTTATGATGCGCTGGAACCGCACTTCGATAAGCAGACGATGGAAATCCACCATACCAAACACCACCAGACCTATGTAAACAACGCCAACGCGGCGCTGGAAAGTCTTCCTGAATTCGCTAACCTGTCTGCGGAAGAGCTGATCGCTAAACTGGATCAGGTACCGGCCGACAAAAAAACCGTTCTGCGTAACAACGCGGGCGGTCACGCTAACCACAGCCTGTTCTGGAAAGGCCTGAAAAAGGGCACGACCCTGCAGGGCGATCTGAAAGCGGCTATCGAACGTGATTTCGGCTCCGTTGATAACTTCAAAGCAGAGTTTGAAAAAGCTGCTGCAACCCGTTTCGGTTCTGGCTGGGCCTGGCTGGTGCTGAAAGGCGATAAACTGGCGGTCGTTTCTACCGCAAACCAGGATTCCCCGCTGATGGGTGAAGCGATTTCTGGCGCTTCCGGCTTCCCGATTGTGGGTCTGGACGTGTGGGAACACGCTTACTACCTGAAATTCCAGAACCGTCGCCCGGACTACATCAAAGAGTTCTGGAACGTGGTGAACTGGGACGAAGCGGCTGCGCGTTTCGCGGCGAAAAAATAA
- the rhaB gene encoding rhamnulokinase, with protein MTFRHCVAVDLGASSGRVMLARYDSEHRTLTLREIHRFVNCLQKQDGFDTWDLDSLEDAIRLGLEKVCDEGIRIDSIGIDTWGVDYVLLDKQGQRVGLPVSYRDSRTTGVMQRAQEQLGKCAIYQRSGIQFLPFNTLYQLRAQVEQQPEQVAQVAHALLIPDYFSFRLTGELNWEYTNATTTQLVNINSDDWDETLLAWTGADNAWFGRPTHPGNVIGYWICPQKNQIPVVAVASHDTASAVIASPLADKHSAYLSSGTWSLMGFESRTPYTNDAALAANITNEGGAEGRYRVLKNIMGLWLLQRVLKERQVDDLSALIAATRSLPVCRFLINPNDDRFINPANMSAEIQAACRESGQPVPDSDAELARCIFDSLALLYADVLQELATLRGESFSQLHIVGGGCQNVLLNQLCADACGIRVIAGPVEASTLGNIGIQLMTLDELSNVDDFRQVVTANDNLTTFTPNPDSEIARYIAQFHSKRQTKELCA; from the coding sequence ATGACTTTTCGCCATTGTGTCGCTGTCGATCTTGGCGCCTCCAGCGGACGCGTAATGCTGGCGCGCTATGACAGTGAACATCGCACCCTGACGCTGCGTGAAATTCACCGCTTCGTTAACTGCCTGCAAAAGCAGGACGGTTTCGACACCTGGGATCTCGACAGCCTCGAAGACGCCATCCGCCTGGGTCTGGAAAAAGTCTGCGATGAAGGTATCCGCATTGACAGTATCGGTATTGATACCTGGGGCGTGGACTATGTCCTGCTCGATAAACAAGGTCAACGTGTCGGACTACCGGTTTCCTACCGTGACAGCCGCACCACGGGAGTGATGCAGCGCGCGCAGGAACAGCTCGGTAAATGCGCGATTTATCAACGCAGCGGGATCCAGTTCCTGCCCTTCAACACGCTTTACCAACTGCGCGCACAGGTCGAACAACAGCCGGAGCAGGTTGCGCAGGTCGCGCACGCCCTGCTGATTCCCGACTACTTCAGCTTTCGTCTGACCGGGGAATTGAACTGGGAATACACCAACGCCACCACCACTCAACTGGTGAATATCAACAGCGACGACTGGGATGAAACGCTGCTGGCGTGGACGGGGGCGGACAACGCCTGGTTTGGCCGCCCCACGCATCCGGGCAACGTGATTGGTTACTGGATTTGCCCACAGAAAAATCAAATCCCGGTGGTGGCCGTCGCCAGTCATGACACCGCCAGCGCGGTAATCGCCTCGCCGCTGGCCGATAAACACAGCGCGTATCTCTCATCCGGCACCTGGTCGTTAATGGGCTTTGAAAGCAGAACGCCTTACACCAACGACGCCGCACTGGCAGCGAACATCACTAACGAAGGCGGCGCGGAAGGGCGTTATCGGGTACTGAAAAATATCATGGGACTGTGGCTGTTACAGCGTGTGCTGAAAGAGCGTCAGGTGGACGACCTGTCCGCGTTAATTGCCGCCACGCGGTCATTGCCCGTTTGTCGTTTCCTGATCAACCCGAATGACGATCGCTTTATCAACCCCGCCAACATGAGTGCCGAAATTCAGGCCGCCTGCCGCGAGTCCGGGCAGCCGGTGCCCGACAGCGATGCGGAACTGGCCCGCTGTATTTTCGACAGCCTGGCGCTGCTGTACGCCGATGTGTTGCAGGAACTGGCGACGCTGCGCGGCGAGTCTTTCAGCCAGTTGCATATTGTTGGCGGTGGCTGCCAGAACGTCTTGCTGAACCAGCTTTGCGCCGATGCTTGCGGTATCCGCGTCATCGCCGGCCCTGTTGAAGCCTCCACGCTCGGCAACATTGGTATCCAGTTGATGACGCTGGATGAACTGAGCAACGTCGATGACTTCCGCCAGGTGGTCACCGCCAACGACAACCTGACCACTTTTACCCCCAATCCTGATAGTGAGATTGCCCGCTATATCGCGCAATTTCATTCAAAACGACAG
- a CDS encoding dihydrodipicolinate synthase family protein, which produces MTGQTQFAGVWCPSITPMDQDGNIDLNGLSQHLQRLTEAKIDVILLMGSIGEFASFTLDERLLLIREARAMSSLKMVANVSSTCIHDVLRMAQEAYRTGYDAVMVLPPYYYGQTPKQLLSYFRQLGQKLSGKWFAYNFPPRTGSDLTPDLVAQLASEFPNFAGIKDTVDCQSHTRRMIEATQAVRDDFAVLSGYDEYFIPNLLAGGAGIISGLNNVMPELFVSAREAFKAGDLAALRDIQQKIGVYMSIYAIGEDFVTTIKTVVSRKFGYCSGVSRNAGGELNEHDCRTIDEVFGR; this is translated from the coding sequence GTGACAGGTCAAACGCAGTTTGCTGGCGTCTGGTGCCCCTCCATTACGCCAATGGATCAGGATGGTAATATCGATCTCAACGGTCTGAGCCAACACCTTCAACGCCTGACTGAGGCAAAAATCGACGTGATTTTGCTGATGGGCAGTATCGGGGAGTTCGCGTCCTTCACTCTTGACGAACGCTTGCTGTTGATTCGCGAGGCGCGCGCCATGAGCTCATTGAAGATGGTGGCTAACGTCTCCTCCACCTGCATCCACGATGTATTACGGATGGCGCAGGAAGCGTATCGCACAGGCTACGATGCAGTGATGGTTCTGCCGCCGTATTACTACGGCCAAACGCCGAAGCAGTTGCTGAGCTACTTCCGCCAGTTGGGGCAAAAGCTCAGCGGGAAATGGTTCGCCTACAACTTCCCGCCACGCACCGGCAGCGATTTAACGCCGGATCTGGTCGCCCAACTTGCCAGCGAGTTCCCTAACTTTGCCGGGATCAAAGATACCGTCGACTGTCAGTCGCATACCCGTAGAATGATCGAGGCAACCCAGGCCGTACGTGACGATTTTGCCGTACTCTCAGGCTATGACGAGTATTTCATTCCTAACCTGCTGGCTGGCGGGGCGGGGATTATCTCCGGACTCAACAACGTTATGCCGGAACTGTTTGTCAGCGCGCGTGAAGCGTTCAAAGCCGGAGACCTGGCGGCCCTGCGCGACATTCAGCAGAAAATTGGCGTCTATATGTCGATTTATGCCATCGGCGAAGATTTCGTCACCACCATCAAGACGGTGGTATCGCGGAAGTTCGGCTATTGCAGCGGGGTTTCACGTAATGCGGGCGGCGAGTTGAACGAACACGACTGCCGGACAATTGATGAGGTCTTTGGTCGTTAA
- the cpxP gene encoding cell-envelope stress modulator CpxP — protein MRKVTAAVMASTLALSTVSQAAEVVTGDNWHSGESPAPRTVQSHMFDGISLTEHQRQQMRDLMQQARHEQPPVNVSEMETMHRLIIAEKFDETAVRAQAEKMAQAQVARQVEMARVRNQMYRLLTPEQQAVLNEKHQQRMEQLRDVTQWQKSSSLKLLSSSNSRSQ, from the coding sequence ATGCGCAAAGTTACCGCTGCCGTCATGGCCTCAACGCTGGCACTCAGTACCGTTAGCCAAGCAGCTGAAGTCGTTACAGGCGATAACTGGCACTCGGGAGAATCCCCTGCGCCGCGCACTGTACAAAGCCATATGTTTGACGGCATAAGTTTAACCGAACATCAGCGTCAACAGATGCGAGATCTGATGCAACAGGCCCGACATGAACAGCCGCCTGTTAATGTTAGCGAAATGGAGACGATGCATCGTCTTATTATTGCAGAAAAATTTGATGAAACCGCTGTACGCGCTCAGGCAGAAAAGATGGCGCAGGCACAGGTTGCCAGACAGGTCGAAATGGCCAGAGTTCGCAACCAGATGTATCGCCTGCTTACTCCCGAGCAGCAAGCGGTTTTGAACGAGAAGCATCAACAAAGAATGGAGCAGTTGCGCGACGTGACGCAATGGCAAAAAAGTTCTTCGTTGAAGTTATTGAGTAGTAGCAACTCACGTTCCCAGTAG
- the cpxA gene encoding envelope stress sensor histidine kinase CpxA, which produces MIGSLTARIFAIFWLTLALVLMLVLMLPKLDSRQMTELLDSEQRQGLMIEQHVEAELANDPPNDLMWWRRLFRAIDKWAPPGQRLLLVTTEGRVIGAERSEMQIIRNFIGQADNADHPQKKKYGRVEMVGPFSVRDGEDNYQLYLIRPASNSQSDFINLLFDRPLLLLIVTMLVSSPLLLWLAWSLAKPARKLKNAADEVAQGNLRQHPELEAGPQEFLAAGASFNQMVTALERMMTTQQRLLSDISHELRTPLTRLQLGTALLRRRSGESKELERIETEAQRLDSMINDLLVMSRNQQKNALVSETMKANHLWGEVLDNAAFEAEQMGKSLTVNFPPGPWPLYGNPNALESALENIVRNALRYSHTKIEVGFAVDKDGITITVDDDGPGVSPEDREQIFRPFYRTDEARDRESGGTGLGLAIVETAIQQHRGWVKAEDSPLGGLRLVIWLPLYKRS; this is translated from the coding sequence ATGATAGGGAGCTTAACCGCGCGCATCTTTGCCATCTTCTGGTTGACGCTGGCACTGGTGTTGATGTTGGTACTGATGTTACCCAAGCTCGACTCACGCCAAATGACCGAGCTGCTGGATAGCGAACAGCGCCAGGGGTTAATGATTGAGCAACACGTTGAAGCTGAACTCGCGAACGATCCACCCAACGATTTGATGTGGTGGCGTCGCTTGTTCCGTGCGATTGACAAGTGGGCGCCGCCTGGGCAGCGATTATTGCTGGTGACCACAGAAGGACGCGTGATCGGCGCTGAACGCAGCGAGATGCAGATCATTCGTAACTTTATTGGTCAGGCGGACAACGCCGATCACCCGCAGAAGAAAAAGTACGGTCGCGTCGAAATGGTTGGGCCATTCTCCGTCAGAGATGGAGAAGATAACTACCAGCTTTACCTGATTCGCCCAGCCAGCAATTCCCAATCCGATTTTATCAACCTGCTGTTTGACCGTCCGCTATTGTTGCTGATTGTCACAATGTTAGTCAGTTCCCCGCTGTTGTTATGGCTGGCGTGGAGTCTGGCGAAACCGGCGCGTAAGTTGAAAAACGCGGCGGATGAGGTCGCTCAGGGTAACCTGCGTCAGCATCCGGAACTGGAAGCTGGCCCGCAGGAGTTCCTTGCCGCAGGCGCCAGTTTCAACCAGATGGTGACCGCCCTGGAACGCATGATGACGACGCAGCAACGTCTGTTGTCAGACATCTCGCACGAACTGAGAACCCCGCTCACGCGTCTGCAACTCGGAACCGCGCTGTTGCGTCGCCGTAGCGGCGAGAGCAAAGAGCTGGAGCGTATTGAAACCGAAGCGCAACGTCTGGACAGCATGATCAACGATCTGCTGGTGATGTCGCGCAATCAGCAGAAAAACGCGCTGGTCAGCGAAACGATGAAGGCTAATCATCTGTGGGGCGAGGTGCTGGATAACGCGGCCTTTGAAGCCGAGCAGATGGGTAAATCACTCACGGTGAATTTCCCGCCGGGGCCGTGGCCGCTGTACGGTAACCCGAACGCGCTGGAAAGTGCGCTGGAAAACATCGTCCGTAACGCCCTGCGCTATTCACATACGAAGATTGAAGTTGGCTTCGCGGTGGATAAAGACGGTATTACGATCACGGTGGATGACGATGGCCCTGGCGTCAGCCCGGAAGACCGCGAGCAGATTTTCCGCCCGTTCTATCGTACTGACGAAGCGCGCGATCGCGAATCCGGCGGCACCGGTCTGGGTCTGGCGATTGTGGAAACCGCCATTCAGCAGCATCGCGGCTGGGTGAAAGCCGAAGACAGTCCGCTGGGCGGCTTACGTCTGGTTATCTGGCTACCGTTGTACAAACGTTCGTAA
- the cpxR gene encoding envelope stress response regulator transcription factor CpxR, whose product MNKILLVDDDRELTSLLKELLEMEGFNVLVAHDGEQALELLDDSIDLLLLDVMMPKKNGIDTLKALRQTHQTPVIMLTARGSELDRVLGLELGADDYLPKPFNDRELVARIRAILRRSHWSEQQQSSDNGSPTLEVDALSLNPGRQEASFDGRALELTGTEFTLLYLLAQHLGQVVSREHLSQEVLGKRLTPFDRAIDMHISNLRRKLPERKDGHPWFKTLRGRGYLMVSAS is encoded by the coding sequence ATGAATAAAATCCTGTTAGTTGATGATGACCGAGAGCTGACTTCCCTGTTAAAGGAGCTGCTCGAAATGGAAGGCTTCAATGTGCTGGTTGCCCATGACGGGGAGCAGGCGCTTGAACTTCTGGACGACAGCATTGATTTACTTTTGCTTGATGTCATGATGCCGAAGAAAAACGGTATCGATACGCTGAAAGCGCTTCGCCAGACACACCAGACCCCCGTGATTATGCTGACCGCCCGCGGCAGCGAACTGGATCGCGTACTTGGCCTTGAGCTGGGCGCGGATGACTATTTACCGAAACCGTTTAACGATCGTGAACTGGTCGCGCGTATCCGCGCTATTTTGCGCCGCTCGCACTGGAGCGAACAGCAGCAAAGCAGCGATAACGGCTCGCCGACGCTGGAAGTGGATGCCCTCAGCCTCAATCCGGGTCGCCAGGAAGCCAGCTTTGACGGTCGGGCGCTGGAGTTAACTGGCACCGAATTCACCCTGCTCTATCTACTGGCACAGCATCTCGGCCAGGTGGTATCGCGTGAACATTTGAGCCAGGAAGTGCTGGGTAAACGCCTGACGCCTTTCGACCGCGCCATCGACATGCATATCTCAAACCTGCGGCGCAAACTGCCGGAGCGGAAAGACGGGCATCCGTGGTTTAAAACCCTGCGTGGTCGTGGCTATCTGATGGTTTCAGCTTCATGA
- the rhaR gene encoding HTH-type transcriptional activator RhaR, protein MANQLILLKDDFFANAGQAVAVADRYPQDVFAEHTHDFCELVIVWRGNGLHVLNDRPYRITRGDLFYIRAEDKHSYTSVNDLVLQNIIYCPERLKLNLGWEGAIPGFNGTPRQPHWRLGSAGMTQARQVISQIEHESNQHDPLANEMAELLFGQLVMTLKRHRYATDTLPATSSETLLDKLITALAASLERPFALDTFCCREACSERVLRQQFRSQTGMTINQYQRQVRVCHAQYLLQHSRLMIGEISMKCGFEDSNYFSVVFTRETGMTPSQWRHLSNSSD, encoded by the coding sequence GTGGCGAATCAACTGATTCTTCTAAAAGACGACTTCTTTGCGAATGCCGGGCAGGCCGTCGCCGTTGCCGATCGCTATCCGCAGGATGTGTTTGCCGAACATACGCATGATTTCTGTGAGCTGGTGATTGTCTGGCGAGGCAATGGTCTGCATGTGCTGAACGACCGTCCCTATCGCATCACCCGTGGCGATCTGTTTTATATTCGTGCCGAAGACAAGCACTCCTATACCTCCGTTAATGACCTCGTGTTGCAAAACATCATCTATTGCCCGGAGCGGCTAAAGCTGAACCTGGGCTGGGAGGGGGCGATTCCCGGATTTAACGGCACGCCGCGGCAGCCGCACTGGCGGCTGGGCAGTGCTGGAATGACGCAGGCGCGCCAGGTGATAAGCCAGATTGAGCATGAAAGTAACCAGCACGATCCGCTCGCTAACGAGATGGCAGAGCTGCTCTTTGGCCAGCTGGTAATGACGCTGAAGCGCCATCGCTATGCCACCGACACGCTGCCAGCGACCTCCAGCGAAACGCTGCTGGATAAACTGATTACCGCGCTGGCCGCCAGTCTGGAACGTCCGTTTGCGCTGGATACCTTTTGCTGCCGGGAGGCGTGCAGCGAACGCGTGCTGCGTCAGCAGTTTCGTAGTCAGACCGGGATGACGATTAACCAGTATCAGCGTCAGGTTCGCGTCTGCCATGCGCAATATCTTCTTCAGCACAGCCGTCTGATGATCGGTGAAATTTCGATGAAGTGTGGATTTGAGGACAGTAACTACTTTTCTGTGGTGTTCACGCGGGAAACCGGGATGACGCCCAGTCAGTGGCGTCATCTCAGTAACTCAAGTGATTAG
- a CDS encoding HTH-type transcriptional activator RhaS — MTVLHSVDFFPSGKAPVAIEPRLPQPAFPEHHHDFHEIVIVEHGTGIHVFNGQPYTISGGTVCFVRDHDRHLYEHTDNLCLTNVLYRSPDAFRFLAGLDQLLPQEQDGVYPSHWRVNQGALQQVRQLVAKMEQDGDESDLPGVANREILFMQLLVLLRKSSLMEGAENNDARLNHLMAWLEDHFAEEVCWEALAGRFSLSLRTLHRQLKQQTGLTPQRYLNRLRLIKARHLLRHSDESVTEIAYRCGFGDSNHFSTLFRREFDWSPRDIRQGRDALLQ; from the coding sequence ATGACCGTACTGCACAGCGTGGATTTTTTTCCATCAGGTAAAGCGCCCGTGGCCATCGAGCCCCGGCTACCGCAGCCTGCTTTTCCAGAGCATCATCATGATTTTCATGAAATTGTGATTGTGGAACATGGCACCGGTATTCATGTGTTCAATGGGCAGCCCTATACCATCAGCGGCGGTACGGTTTGCTTTGTCCGCGACCATGACCGGCACTTGTATGAACATACGGACAATCTTTGCCTGACCAATGTGCTCTACCGCTCGCCCGATGCGTTCCGCTTCCTGGCCGGACTGGATCAACTGCTGCCGCAGGAACAGGATGGCGTGTATCCCTCCCACTGGCGGGTAAATCAGGGTGCGCTGCAACAGGTGCGTCAACTGGTGGCAAAAATGGAACAGGATGGCGATGAGAGCGATCTCCCCGGCGTGGCCAATCGTGAAATTCTGTTTATGCAGTTGCTGGTGCTGCTACGCAAAAGTAGCCTGATGGAAGGGGCGGAAAATAACGATGCACGGCTGAATCATCTGATGGCCTGGCTGGAAGATCATTTTGCGGAAGAAGTGTGCTGGGAGGCGCTGGCCGGTAGGTTCTCGCTGTCCCTGCGCACATTGCATCGCCAGTTGAAGCAACAGACCGGATTGACGCCGCAGCGCTATCTCAACCGTCTGCGTTTAATCAAGGCCCGCCATCTGTTACGTCATAGCGATGAAAGCGTCACGGAGATCGCCTATCGCTGCGGTTTCGGCGACAGTAACCACTTTTCGACCCTGTTTCGCCGTGAATTTGACTGGTCGCCGCGCGACATCCGCCAGGGACGGGATGCGTTACTTCAGTAA
- the rhaT gene encoding L-rhamnose/proton symporter RhaT, with amino-acid sequence MSNAITMGIFWHLIGAASAACFYAPFKQVKQWSWETMWSVGGIVSWLILPWTISAMLLPNFWAYYSSFNLSTLLPVFLFGAMWGIGNINYGLTMRYLGMSMGIGIAIGITLIVGTLMTPIINGNFDVLINTEGGRMTLLGVLVALIGVGIVTRAGQLKERKMGIKAEDFNLKKGLLLAVMCGIFSAGMSFAMNAAKPMHEAAAALGVDPLYVALPSYVVIMGGGALVNLGFCFVRLAKVKNLSVKADFSLAKSLIITNVLLSALGGLMWYLQFFFYAWGHARIPAQYDYISWMLHMSFYVLCGGIVGLVLKEWNNAGRRPVSVLSLGCVVIIIAANIVGLGMAS; translated from the coding sequence ATGAGTAACGCGATTACGATGGGTATTTTTTGGCATTTGATAGGCGCGGCCAGTGCAGCCTGTTTCTATGCCCCGTTCAAACAAGTGAAACAGTGGTCATGGGAAACCATGTGGTCGGTCGGCGGGATTGTCTCCTGGCTGATTCTTCCCTGGACCATCAGCGCCATGCTGCTGCCCAACTTCTGGGCCTACTACAGTTCTTTCAACCTCTCCACTCTGCTTCCGGTGTTCCTGTTCGGCGCAATGTGGGGCATTGGTAATATCAACTACGGCCTGACCATGCGCTACCTCGGCATGTCGATGGGGATTGGCATTGCCATTGGCATCACGCTGATTGTCGGTACGCTGATGACCCCTATCATCAACGGCAACTTTGATGTGCTGATTAACACCGAAGGCGGGCGGATGACCCTGCTCGGGGTACTGGTTGCGCTGATTGGCGTCGGGATTGTCACCCGTGCGGGCCAGCTCAAAGAGCGCAAAATGGGCATCAAAGCCGAAGATTTCAACCTGAAAAAAGGGCTACTGCTGGCGGTGATGTGCGGGATTTTCTCCGCAGGCATGTCGTTTGCGATGAACGCCGCGAAGCCGATGCATGAAGCAGCCGCGGCGCTGGGTGTAGACCCGCTGTATGTCGCGCTGCCAAGCTACGTGGTGATCATGGGCGGCGGCGCGCTGGTCAACCTGGGCTTCTGTTTTGTTCGTCTGGCAAAAGTGAAGAACCTGTCGGTAAAAGCCGACTTCTCGCTGGCAAAATCGCTTATCATCACCAACGTGCTGCTGTCCGCGCTGGGTGGCCTGATGTGGTATCTGCAATTCTTCTTCTACGCCTGGGGCCACGCGCGCATTCCGGCGCAATATGACTACATCAGTTGGATGCTGCACATGAGTTTCTACGTGCTGTGCGGTGGTATCGTCGGTCTGGTGCTGAAAGAGTGGAACAACGCCGGGCGTCGTCCCGTCAGCGTACTGAGTCTGGGATGCGTAGTGATCATCATCGCCGCCAACATTGTCGGTCTGGGCATGGCAAGCTAA
- the kdgT gene encoding 2-keto-3-deoxygluconate transporter: MQIKRTIEKIPGGMMLVPLFLGALCHTFSPDAGKYFGSFTNGMITGTVPILAVWFFCMGASIKLSATGTVLRKSGTLVVTKIAVAWVVAAIASRIIPEHGVEVGFFAGLSTLALVAAMDMTNGGLYASIMQQYGTKEEAGAFVLMSLESGPLMTMIILGTAGIASFEPHVFVGAVLPFLVGFTLGNLDPELREFFSKAVQTLIPFFAFALGNTIDLSVIAQTGLLGILLGVAVIIVTGIPLIVADKLIGGGDGTAGIAASSSAGAAVATPVLIAEMVPAFKPMAPAATSLVATSVIVTSILVPIITSVWSKKVKAKAAAIEIQHAVK, translated from the coding sequence ATGCAGATTAAACGCACGATAGAAAAAATCCCTGGCGGCATGATGCTCGTCCCTCTGTTCCTGGGCGCGTTGTGTCACACGTTCTCTCCCGACGCGGGGAAATATTTTGGCTCATTCACCAACGGGATGATCACCGGTACGGTGCCGATTCTGGCCGTGTGGTTTTTCTGCATGGGGGCCTCCATCAAGCTGAGCGCAACGGGTACCGTCCTGCGTAAGTCTGGAACGCTGGTGGTGACCAAAATTGCTGTGGCGTGGGTGGTGGCGGCGATTGCCTCGCGGATTATCCCTGAACATGGCGTGGAGGTAGGATTCTTTGCCGGGCTGTCGACACTGGCGCTGGTTGCGGCAATGGACATGACCAACGGTGGGCTGTACGCGTCGATCATGCAGCAGTACGGCACCAAAGAAGAGGCCGGGGCATTTGTCCTGATGTCGCTGGAATCTGGCCCGCTGATGACGATGATCATCCTCGGTACGGCCGGGATTGCGTCGTTTGAACCGCATGTTTTTGTCGGCGCGGTGCTGCCATTCCTGGTGGGCTTCACGCTGGGTAATCTGGACCCTGAGCTGCGCGAGTTCTTCAGTAAAGCGGTACAGACGCTGATCCCCTTCTTCGCCTTTGCGCTGGGCAACACCATCGATCTGAGCGTGATTGCGCAGACCGGTCTGTTGGGCATTCTGTTGGGTGTGGCGGTGATTATCGTGACCGGTATTCCGCTGATCGTTGCCGATAAACTGATCGGCGGCGGCGACGGTACGGCAGGGATTGCCGCTTCCAGCTCAGCAGGTGCGGCGGTGGCGACACCGGTACTGATCGCAGAAATGGTGCCCGCATTTAAACCGATGGCGCCGGCGGCAACCTCGCTGGTGGCAACCTCGGTGATTGTGACGTCAATCCTTGTGCCAATTATCACCTCTGTCTGGTCGAAGAAGGTCAAAGCGAAAGCGGCGGCAATCGAAATCCAACATGCTGTAAAATAA
- a CDS encoding 6-N-hydroxylaminopurine resistance protein: MRYPVDVFSGKIQDYAGSRPSAIGKIQVDGELMLTELGLEGDEQAETKIHGGPDRALCHYPREHYLYWAREFPEQADQFVAPAFGENLSTDGLTEQNVYIGDIFRWGEALIQVTQPRSPCFKLNFHFGIGDMASLMQNCGKTGWLCSVVAPGMVSADAPLELVSRVSDVSVQEAVAIAWHMPFDDEQYHRLLSAAGLSKSWTRTMQKRRLSGTIEDQSRRLWGK; encoded by the coding sequence ATGCGATATCCAGTAGACGTGTTCAGCGGCAAGATTCAGGACTACGCGGGAAGCCGCCCCAGTGCGATTGGCAAAATTCAGGTCGATGGCGAACTGATGCTGACGGAACTGGGCCTGGAAGGCGATGAACAGGCAGAAACGAAAATCCACGGCGGGCCCGATCGTGCGCTGTGCCATTATCCACGCGAGCATTATCTGTACTGGGCGCGCGAGTTCCCGGAGCAGGCGGATCAATTCGTGGCGCCGGCTTTTGGTGAGAACCTCTCTACCGATGGCCTGACGGAACAAAATGTCTATATCGGCGATATTTTCCGTTGGGGCGAGGCGCTGATTCAGGTCACGCAGCCGCGTTCACCGTGCTTCAAGCTCAATTTCCACTTTGGGATCGGCGATATGGCGAGCCTGATGCAGAACTGCGGCAAAACGGGCTGGCTGTGCAGCGTGGTTGCTCCAGGCATGGTATCAGCCGATGCGCCACTGGAGCTGGTCTCCCGGGTTAGCGACGTCAGCGTGCAGGAGGCTGTTGCCATTGCCTGGCATATGCCTTTTGACGATGAACAGTATCACCGTTTGCTGTCAGCGGCGGGGCTGTCGAAGAGCTGGACGCGAACGATGCAAAAGCGCCGACTGAGCGGCACAATCGAAGACCAGTCACGTCGTTTGTGGGGTAAATAA